In Osmerus mordax isolate fOsmMor3 chromosome 24, fOsmMor3.pri, whole genome shotgun sequence, the following are encoded in one genomic region:
- the LOC136932715 gene encoding C-X-C chemokine receptor type 4-like, with protein sequence MSYYEHIVFDYDINDTGSGDLGLALDDQCDLDQVITPDLKRVFLPVVYGFIFVLGITGNGLVWMVLGCQRRSKLSLTDRYRLHLSAADLLFVLTLPFWAADAALTDWRFGLGTCVAVHVIYTVNLYGSVLILAFVSLDRYLAVVKATDAHTSRTRQLLARRLVFVGAWSPAALLAVSDIVFARTWETGDGTIVCQRLYPADNAPLWESVFHLQLVLVGLLVPGLVLLACYCVIVSRLTRIGPLQGQRQKRRAVRTTVALIVCFFLCWLPYGAGITVDALMRLQVLPRGCSLEVVLVVWLAVAEPMAFAHCCLNPLLYAFLGADFKRSARQEDSTLGRLISSMTSLPPRRPGTSTTTESETFILHSS encoded by the exons ATGTCCTACTATGAG cATATTGTGTTTGACTATGACATAAACGACACTGGTTCTGGTGACTTGGGGCTGGCTCTGGATGATCAGTGTGACCTGGATCAAGTTATAACCCCTGACCTCAAGAGAGTGTTCCTCCCTGTGGTCTACGGCTTCATCTTTGTCCTGGGCATCACTGGGAACGGCTTGGTGTGGATGGTGCTTGGCTGCCAGCGCAG GTCAAAATTGAGTCTGACAGACCGCTACCGACTGCACCTCTCTGCTGCCGATCTTCTCTTTGTACTGACGCTCCCGTTCTGGGCAGCGGATGCCGCCCTGACGGACTGGCGTTTCGGATTAGGCACCTGTGTGGCCGTGCACGTCATCTACACGGTGAACCTGTATGGGAGTGTGCTCATCCTGGCCTTTGTCAGTCTGGACCGCTACCTAGCTGTGGTCAAAGCAACAGACGCGCACACCTCACGCACAAGACAGCTACTGGCACGGAGACTGGTGTTTGTAG gAGCCTGGTCGCCTGCGGCTCTCTTGGCCGTGTCAGACATAGTGTTTGCCAGGACTTGGGAAACAGGAGATGGGACGATTGTGTGCCAGCGCTTATACCCAGCTGACAACGCTCCTCTCTGGGAGTCAGTGttccacctgcagctggtgttgGTGGGCTTGCTGGTACCGGGCCTAGTTTTGCTGGCGTGTTACTGTGTCATCGTGTCTAGGTTGACACGCATCGGGCCTCTGcaggggcagagacagaagCGCAGAGCTGTCAGGACCACTGTGGCGTTGATCGTCTGCTTCTTCCTGTGTTGGCTCCCGTATGGTGCTGGCATCACTGTGGATGCCCTCATGCGTCTACAGGTCCTTCCCAGGGGCTGcagtctggaggtggtgctggttGTGTGGCTGGCGGTGGCTGAACCCATGGCATTTGCCCACTGCTGTCTAAACCCGCTGCTGTACGCCTTCCTGGGGGCGGACTTCAAGAGGTCCGCCAGACAGGAGGACTCAACACTCGGTCGCCTCATCTCCAGTATGACGAGCCTGCCTCCTAGACGCCCAGGAACCTCTACTACCACAGAGTCTGAGACATTTATTCTACACTCCAGCTAA
- the LOC136933059 gene encoding piggyBac transposable element-derived protein 4-like translates to MADDFTALQVLQQMFANVEQVDSEEETEDVSEEEDAEECHAENVSEEEEDAEERHVENVSEEEGDEERNAENVSEEEEGGEDGEERNAERRDLSAPEEDKADSDPHEDQVPDTFVSKNGKIKWSSVPCVTAPPPQRKNTERPPGPTAYAVSHARDMVSTFLLFVTPQIERVILDETNREGYLKRGEEWKFMDATDLRAYLGLLILAGVYKSRGEAAASLWDAQSGRVIFRATMPLKLFYTYSSTLRFDDRGTRAARRATDKLAAIREVWDMWVERLPRLYDPGPEVTVDEQLVAFRGRCPFRQYMPSKPAKYGIKSWVACDAKSSYAWKMQVYTGKLSDGAPERNLGMRVVLDMTEGLKDRNVTCDNLFTSYELGRELMTTRNMTMVGTVRKNRSELPTELLATNRRRVLSSQFAFTPTTTLVSYLAKKKKNVLLMSTRHTDAEISDRDDGKPTIILDYNRNKGGVDNLDKVVTYYSCKRKTARWPLVIFDNMIDVSTYNAFVIWREINPNWMPGKRNKRRFFLEQLGRALVNPLIERRQRVPHTAAAAAVVRGLRTASCRGPPPQRQPEEADDDDDEAPAAASSAGPSSSPPVTSCMTYAEVATILPLSDTVTQGLAQLITGVVILAGRVRPP, encoded by the exons ATGGCTGATGATTTTACTGCGCTGCAAGTTCTACAGCAGATGTTTGCAAATGTCGAGCAGGTTGACtctgaagaggagacagaggatgtgtcagaagaagaagacgcgGAAGAGTGCCATGCAGAgaatgtgtcagaagaagaagaagacgcgGAAGAGCGCCATGTAGAgaatgtgtcagaagaagaaggCGATGAAGAGCGCAACGCAGAgaatgtgtcagaagaagaagaaggcggAGAAGACGGAGAAGAGCGCAACGCAGAACGCCGCGACCTGTCGGCGCCCGAAGAAGACAAAGCCGACAGTGATCCTCACGAGGACCAAGTCCCAGATACTTTCGTGTCAAAAAACGGCAAAATCAAATGGTCTTCGGTTCCGTGTGTGACTGCGCCGCCGCCGCAGCGTAAAAACACAGAGAGGCCCCCCGGACCCACAGCTTACGCCGTTTCCCACGCCCGTGACATGGTCTCCACGTTTTTACTCTTTGTCACGCCACAAATCGAAAGAGTGATCTTGGACGAGACAAATCGCGAAGGCTATCTGAAacgtggagaggagtggaaattCATGGACGCCACTGACCTACGCGCCTACTTAGGGCTGCTAATCCTGGCGGGGGTGTACAAGTCCCGAGGCGAAGCAGCCGCTAGTCTATGGGATGCACAAAGCGGCAGAGTGATTTTCCGTGCTACGATGCCGCTCAAACTCTTTTACACGTACTCGTCAACGCTACGATTTGACGACCGTGGGACACGAGCGGCGAGACGCGCCACGGACAAGTTGGCGGCGATACGAGAGGTCTGGGATATGTGGGTAGAGAGATTACCCCGCCTCTACGACCCAGGGCCCGAAGTGACCGTCGATGAACAACTGGTCGCGTTCAGAGGACGGTGTCCTTTCAGGCAGTACATGCCGAGTAAACCGGCAAAGTATGGGATCAAGTCGTGGGTCGCGTGCGATGCAAAATCAAGCTACGCTTGGAAGATGCAAGTGTACACCGGGAAGTTGAGCGACGGAGCGCCGGAGAGGAACCTGGGGATGCGCGTCGTGCTCGATATGACAGAGGGCCTGAAGGATCGCAATGTCACGTGTGACAACTTATTCACCTCTTACGAACTCGGACGAGAGCTCATGACGACGAGAAACATGACCATGGTTGGCACGGTCCGAAAGAACAGGTCCGAGCTCCCGACTGAGCTGCTAGCGACAAACAGGCGACGGGTGCTGTCGTCGCAGTTTGCCTTCACGCCCACCACCACTCTAGTTTCCTACCTcgccaagaaaaaaaagaacgttTTACTCATGAGCACACGCCACACAGACGCCGAAATCAGCGACAGAGACGACGGGAAACCGACCATCATCCTAGATTACAACCGCAACAAAGGAGGGGTTGACAATCTGGACAAGGTCGTCACTTACTACAGCTGTAAAAGGAAGACTGCCCGCTGGCCCCTCGTCATCTTTGACAATATGATTGACGTCTCCACCTACAACGCCTttgtgatatggagagagatCAACCCCAACTGGATGCCCGGCAAGCGCAACAAGAGGAGGTTTTTCCTCGAGCAGCTTGGTAGGGCACTTGTGAATCCGCTGATCGAAAGAAGACAACGTGTCCCCCACACGGCAGCGGCTGCTGCGGTTGTGAGAGGTCTCCGGACGGCCAGCTGTCGTGGTCCGCCACCTCAACGGCAACCTGAAGAGGCtgacgacgatgatgacgaaGCCCCCGCAGCCGCCTCATCGGCAGGACCGTCATCCTCACCACCGGTCACCTCTTGT ATGACATACGCCGAGGTAGCGACCATCCTTCCGTTgtctgacactgtcacccaggGATTGGCACAGTTGATCACGGGAGTCGTCATCCTCGCAGGCCGAGTGCGGCCGCCGTGA
- the LOC136933060 gene encoding piggyBac transposable element-derived protein 4-like, whose amino-acid sequence MADDFTALQVLQQMFANVEQVDSEEETEDVSEEEDAEECHAENVSEEEEDAEERHVENVSEEEGDEERNAENVSEEEEGGEDGEERNAERRDLSAPEEDKADSDPHEDQVPDTFVSKNGKIKWSSVPCVTAPPPQRKNTERPPGPTAYAVSHARDMVSTFLLFVTPQIERVILDETNREGYLKRGEEWKFMDATDLRAYLGLLILAGVYKSRGEAAASLWDAQSGRVIFRATMPLKLFYTYSSTLRFDDRGTRAARRATDKLAAIREVWDMWVERLPRLYDPGPEVTVDEQLVAFRGRCPFRQYMPSKPAKYGIKSWVACDAKSSYAWKMQVYTGKLSDGAPERNLGMRVVLDMTEGLKDRNVTCDNLFTSYELGRELMTTRNMTMVGTVRKNRSELPTELLATNRRRVLSSQFAFTPTTTLVSYLAKKKKNVLLMSTRHTDAEISDRDDGKPTIILDYNRNKGGVDNLDKVVTYYSCKRKTARWPLVIFDNMIDVSTYNAFVIWREINPNWMPGKRNKRRFFLEQLGRALVNPLIERRQRVPHTAAAAAVVRGLRTASCRGPPPQRQPEEADDDDDEAPAAASSAGPSSSPPVTSCVSKRKRCQVCPVKKDNKTTTVCRRCKKYVCRACSHVYCPTCPP is encoded by the coding sequence ATGGCTGATGATTTTACTGCGCTGCAAGTTCTACAGCAGATGTTTGCAAATGTCGAGCAGGTTGACtctgaagaggagacagaggatgtgtcagaagaagaagacgcgGAAGAGTGCCATGCAGAgaatgtgtcagaagaagaagaagacgcgGAAGAGCGCCATGTAGAgaatgtgtcagaagaagaaggCGATGAAGAGCGCAACGCAGAgaatgtgtcagaagaagaagaaggcggAGAAGACGGAGAAGAGCGCAACGCAGAACGCCGCGACCTGTCGGCGCCCGAAGAAGACAAAGCCGACAGTGATCCTCACGAGGACCAAGTCCCAGATACTTTCGTGTCAAAAAACGGCAAAATCAAATGGTCTTCGGTTCCGTGTGTGACTGCGCCGCCGCCGCAGCGTAAAAACACAGAGAGGCCCCCCGGACCCACAGCTTACGCCGTTTCCCACGCCCGTGACATGGTCTCCACGTTTTTACTCTTTGTCACGCCACAAATCGAAAGAGTGATCTTGGACGAGACAAATCGCGAAGGCTATCTGAAacgtggagaggagtggaaattCATGGACGCCACTGACCTACGCGCCTACTTAGGGCTGCTAATCCTGGCGGGGGTGTACAAGTCCCGAGGCGAAGCAGCCGCTAGTCTATGGGATGCACAAAGCGGCAGAGTGATTTTCCGTGCTACGATGCCGCTCAAACTCTTTTACACGTACTCGTCAACGCTACGATTTGACGACCGTGGGACACGAGCGGCGAGACGCGCCACGGACAAGTTGGCGGCGATACGAGAGGTCTGGGATATGTGGGTAGAGAGATTACCCCGCCTCTACGACCCAGGGCCCGAAGTGACCGTCGATGAACAACTGGTCGCGTTCAGAGGACGGTGTCCTTTCAGGCAGTACATGCCGAGTAAACCGGCAAAGTATGGGATCAAGTCGTGGGTCGCGTGCGATGCAAAATCAAGCTACGCTTGGAAGATGCAAGTGTACACCGGGAAGTTGAGCGACGGAGCGCCGGAGAGGAACCTGGGGATGCGCGTCGTGCTCGATATGACAGAGGGCCTGAAGGATCGCAATGTCACGTGTGACAACTTATTCACCTCTTACGAACTCGGACGAGAGCTCATGACGACGAGAAACATGACCATGGTTGGCACGGTCCGAAAGAACAGGTCCGAGCTCCCGACTGAGCTGCTAGCGACAAACAGGCGACGGGTGCTGTCGTCGCAGTTTGCCTTCACGCCCACCACCACTCTAGTTTCCTACCTcgccaagaaaaaaaagaacgttTTACTCATGAGCACACGCCACACAGACGCCGAAATCAGCGACAGAGACGACGGGAAACCGACCATCATCCTAGATTACAACCGCAACAAAGGAGGGGTTGACAATCTGGACAAGGTCGTCACTTACTACAGCTGTAAAAGGAAGACTGCCCGCTGGCCCCTCGTCATCTTTGACAATATGATTGACGTCTCCACCTACAACGCCTttgtgatatggagagagatCAACCCCAACTGGATGCCCGGCAAGCGCAACAAGAGGAGGTTTTTCCTCGAGCAGCTTGGTAGGGCACTTGTGAATCCGCTGATCGAAAGAAGACAACGTGTCCCCCACACGGCAGCGGCTGCTGCGGTTGTGAGAGGTCTCCGGACGGCCAGCTGTCGTGGTCCGCCACCTCAACGGCAACCTGAAGAGGCtgacgacgatgatgacgaaGCCCCCGCAGCCGCCTCATCGGCAGGACCGTCATCCTCACCACCGGTCACCTCTTGTGTTagtaagaggaagagatgtcaaGTCTGCCCGGTGAAGAAGGACAATAAAACGACCACCGTTTGTCGTAGGTGTAAGAAGTATGTCTGCAGAGCCTGTTCGCATGTATACTGCCCCACATGCCCTCCCTGA